The nucleotide sequence AATTGGAAAAGTAAAAAGCAGCCTACAGTTTCTAGATCCTCTGCTGAAGCAGAGTATAGAGCAATGGCTGCTTTAACCTGTGAGTTAATGTGGTTAGTGAACTTGTTGACTGAATTAAAAGTGACTAAACTTATTCCTATAAAAATGTATTGTGATAATGTACCTGCTATGCAAATAGCAGCAAATCCAGTACATCATGAAAGGAGTAAACACTTTGATATTGATTGGCATATAGTTAGAGAAAAACTTAATAGTGGTTTTCTTAAAACTTTAAAAGTTAACTCTGATCTTAATAATGCTGATATTTTCACTAAAGGTTTGTCTTTCAGTCAACATGATTTTTTAACAAGCAGGTTACAAATGTTTGATCCTTTTACAAGTTAAGATTGTGGGGGTGTGTTAAAATATGTAAGTATAGCAATCTTAACTTGTAAATTATTGGTGTTTCTGTTATCTAACTTAAGTTGTTTAGTGCAGATTCATATTAGAGAGTTATGGACTGCAGTAGAATGGACTTACATATTTTGGGCTTATGGACTTATAATGGACTGGAGCTTTATGGACTAAAGAGTTTAGTGCTGTTATTTTAAAGATGATAAGAAGAGGGACTAGAGTGCAAATTACAGATGATAGGCTGGAGCATGCTAATAAAAAGGATCTATTTCCTTTAATTTATTCATTCAACTATTTTTCATCAGAATTAACTCTGTCTCTCTCTCACAGATCGACATTCAtcctaaaaaccctaattttgtatTCTCAGAGTTACATCTTGTAATTCTTGATAAATCTTAGTATTACAACTGGTGTTGATAGTTTCCATCAGATTACTGTTCTTGTTCTTTGTGAGATTCTGTTTCTTTGGAGGTTAATAAGATTGATTTCGTTATAGTTTGATATCATTCAATTGTTCATCTGTTAGATTCATAAATTTGTTCACCTTATATACTCACATTTGATTTAAGTAGTCGTGTTTTTGGCACGATTCCGTTGCCAATTAGTAGCACTTGGGGAACTATCCCCTTACTAAATCGTAACGGTTATTTGATCGTGATTTCGGACGATGGTTTACATAGCTTGGTGTGGTTAAGGAAATTAGACGATAATAATAATGTTGAATCTTGGTCTAAACCTTTTAAAGTTAGGTGTTACGTTAAAGGAGGAACTAGAGTTTACAAAATTAATGATGATCAGCAGTTGGAGGTTCCTATCCTAATAGGGCTTATAATCCTTTCTCAGAGGCATCCCGCACATGTGTGAGTTCTTCAAATTCGTGTGGTAAGTATATTATTATGGAGACACTTTGCATTGTTAGACAACGAGAATTGTTCGACAACACTGGATAAGGCGTTCAAGGTTTAggcgttaatttaaaaaaaaaaaaaaggtttaagCGTTATTTGTGATAACAAATTTATTGTATAGTTTGTTCGTAAAGATAATTTCCAATCTTAGTGTTTTACTTATGGAGTAATCGTTTGAAATAACTTTAATGATTTTTGGCTATATATTGGTTTTCATGACCCATTACCATTACTTGTTTACTAGTACAAATTAAGCTGCAATCAGCCAACCATGCTTTTTAATTATTCTTGTGATGATATTGAGCGTGACACGTAATTTTTAAGCTGTGTTAAGTTGTATATTGTGGATCCGATTAAGGATCATTAACAACCATATTCGAGCAAAATTAAAGACGGAAGAGATAAACACGatgaatcaaacataaatcaatactattaatataaacgttacacTTACAATTGATTTAAACGGAGAAACATCGGTTGGCtaggggagatcgagcatgatctcccctatgcaCCGGAATCGCCAAAACGGCTCTTCCAAATTAGTGTTCTATGCCTGACCCCAATTAGGGTTCTACTCTTTACCCTAAAACACATGtgaaactgatatatatatatatatatatatatatatatatatatatatatatatatatatatatatatatatatatatatatatatatatatatagatagacgaCCTAGGCTTAAGTTACCCTAATGGGCCTATCAACATGAACGGCCCAACAGTCGGCCCAACAGTCACATATGCTCCTCTAACTGATCAGTTTTACGCATGTAATACATCTAGgtgtacaatgtaataataaaTGTTGTTCGCCCAGCGACGACAatacaaaatatgcatcaacatACATATAGTTCAAGTTTATAACAACCAGATTGTAAATTTGTCTAAAAAGTGAGATGTTTACGCATAAGTTCATGGAAATCTAAAAGTAGCATTCGTTGAAGTACATAACGTCTCCCTATTTGTTTGTGACGACACCAAAACGCCCTGAGTCTAGCATTGCGAATGGTTTGTCTGAATTGGGTTGGATTCTACTGCTGCGTCTTCCAAGAACTATGCATTTGCACGTTCGTTACGTTGTGGTTCATACGCAATTTTAACTCCAACCTTTAGGGGTATTTTCAGCCCATTATTAAATGATGTACTAACGCTATCTCCACCTCTAACCTCTGCAGCTGAGATTCGCCTAACACAAACGATTCTTATATACTCACCTTTGATTTAAGTAGTCATGTTTTTACTACGATTCCTTTGCAAAATGCCACTCGGTGAACTATCCACCTACTAATCTGTAAGGGCTATCTGGCAGTGATTTCGGACAATGGTGAAGATAGCTCGATATGGTTATGGAAATTAGACCACAATAATGTTGCATCTTGATCTAAACCTTTCAAGGTTATTGTCGAAAAATAATAAATATTTGAATGAAAATTGATGTCTAAAATATTTAAAAGTTTTCAAGTAAAATATGATTTTATTATCAAATTAAATGAGATTTTCATTATACCTTAAATTACGAATTAAATGATGTTTTAATATCATTTAACTACATTTTGATGGTCATTAAACTACTAATATGACCTTTCATTTTATCTTAAGTTATCaaaattaaatattattttaatgGCCGTTAGTACTCGTATTTTCAGTATCTCGATATAACCAACATGGTAGAGAAAGTGTTAGAAAAAGACATGAAAAGGTTTCCTTGGTTCTTATGTCTTGTGTAGTgatccgaatttttccatgtttatatatattaaatgaaattgatttttacatgattaagtgtttccaacatgttaagcaatcaaacttgattatttgaaatgagttccatgtagacaattggccacccaagttgaccggcgattcacgaacgttaaaacttgtaaacacgacatgacgatatatatatagatatatatatagttaacatgagattatgataagtaagtatctccataagtatattaacaatgagttatatacataaaaatgagactactaagttaagaaagtcgaaacgatatatataacgattatcgttattacaacatcttactaaatacatatgtatcatattaagatattgttacactatatttaacatgataaaatgataattatatatgttaacaatgaactacatatgtaaaaacaagactactaacttaaggatttcgaaacgagacatatatgtaacaattatcgttgtaacgatatttaaatgtatatatatcatattaagatataataatatatcataatatcatgataatataataatttaacatctcattagatataataaataatgggttaacaacattaaatgagatcgttaacttaaaggtttcaaaacaacacttacatgtaacgactaacgatgacttaacgactcagttaaaatgtatatacatgtagtgtatttagatgtattaatatacttttggaagacttcaagacatatatcaaaacactcatacttaacaaaaatgggtacagttacattcccattcttttttttcatcaagaattctagtcgtattcatacccgtattatacacagcttctagacgtacttactgtgtgtatataccaataggaactagcatgggatttcactcttgattatgtcatgtatgactaatcaattttaacttctaccatgaactagtcaactaattagaactccttttaaccccactcaccacttaccactcatcattcactccatttcacttccaattctctttctaattctctctcaacacacacacacacacacacacacacacacatacacacacttatgaacgaatttttccagtagctaatcatcatcttcatcaaaaattacttcaagaatcaagctataatcatcttaggaagaacactccaagaacacttcgaaaatcctttcaagtttactagtttacatccaagctttctaatccattccaagtaatcatataagatcaagaaacctttgttatttatagcaggttatctttcttattcaaggtaataatcatattcaaactttgattcaatttctataactataaactatcttaattcgagtaaaaatctttcttgaacttgtttttgtgtcatgatcctacttcaagaactttcaagccatccaagatcctttgaagctagatcatttcttgtcacttccagtaggtttacctactaaattttaggtagtatgatgttcataacatcattcgattcatacatataaaactatcttattcgaagatttaaacttgtaatcactagaacatagtttagttaattctaaacttgttcgcaaataaagataatccttctaacttgacttttaaaatcaactaaacacatgttctatatctatatgatatgctaaattaatgatttaaaacctgaaaacacgaaaaacaccgtaaaaccggacatacgccgtcgtagtaacaccgcaggctgttttgggtttgataattaaaaactatgataaactttgatttaaaagttgttcttctgggaaaatgatttttcttatgaacatgaaactatatccaaaaatcatggttaaactcaaagtggaagtatgttttttaaaatggtcatcaagacgccgttctttcgactgaaatgactatctcttacaaaaacgacttgtaacttttatttccaactataaatctatactttttctatttagattcataaaatagagttcaatatgaaaccatagcaatttgattcactcaaaacggatttaaaacgaagaagttatgggtaaaacaagattggatattttttttgattgttgtagctacgggaaatattgtaacaattctatacaaatcataacttaacaaacttatattgtattattcatgtattctaatatatattatgtaatcttgggataccatacacacgtatacaatgttttgacatatcatatcaacccatctatataatatattttggaacaaccatagacactctatatgcagtaatgttggagttagctatacagggttgaggttgattccaaaataatatatatagtttgagttgtgatctagcctgaggcttgtatacactgggtcatggattgatccaagataatttatattaattaatttctgtacatctaattgtggacaactagttgtaggttactaacgaggacagctgacttaataaacttaaaacattaaaacgtattaaaaatattgtaaatatattttgaacatactttgatatatatgtacatatttgttataggttcgtgaatcgaccagtggccaagtcttatttcccgacgaagaaaaaatatgtgaaagtgagttatagtcccacttttaaaatctaatattttgggatgagaatacatgcagttttataaatgttttacgaaatagacacaagtaattgaaactacattatatgggtgaatgatcgaagccgaatattccccttttgcttggtaacctaagaattagtaaaccgatctactaattgacgtgaatcctaaagatagatctattgggcctaacgaaccccatccaaagtactgatgctttagtacttcgatgatgtttttatcatgtccgaaggatttcctggaatgataggggatattcttatatgcatcttgttaatgtcggttaccaggtgttcaccatatgaatgatttttatctctatgtatgggatgtatattgaaatatgaaatcttgtggtctattattatgatttgataatatataggttaaacctataactcaccaacatttttgttgacgttttaagcatgtttattctcaggtcattattaagagcttctgctgttgcatactaaaataaggacaagatttggagtccatgcttgtatgatattatgtaaaaactgcattcaagaaacttatttttgatgtaatatattcttattgtaaaccattatgtaatggtcgtgtgtaaacggtatattttagattatcattatttgataatctacgtaatgctttttaaacctttatagataaaataaaggttatggttgttttaaaaatgaatgcagtctttgaaaaacgtctcatataaaggtcaaaacctcgcgacgaaatcaattaatatgaaatgtttataatcaatatgaacgggacatttcagttggtatcagagcgttggtcttagagaaccagaaaattgcattagtgtgtcttaccgagtttgttaggatgcattagtgagtctggacttcgaccgtgtttttcttcaaaaacgattgcttaacatttttttgttggaaactatatattattaacatgtaaatattatgtgatatattaatctcttaacgtgtttgatatcgtgtgatagatgtctacctctagtacaaatcccattgattcacctaataataatgaagagtcgaatatattttgggaagattcacaaattcccgaagaggaaccggaagaggaggaaccggaagaagaggaaccagaagaggaggaatcagaagaggaggaacctgaagaagaagaggttccggaggaagaaatattgatacctatagtaaatcgattacataaaagaaaatcctcaaccaacggaccaaagttaataatggtcaatggtgtttccgccgaggaagcaaaatattgggaagattatcaattttccgatgaatcggatcccgatgaggattccgatgatgttatagaaattacctcgacctaatttaataaagggaaagaaaataataagggaaaaggtataaaaatagagaaacccgattccaaccccgatgaactttatatgtatcgacaacatccgtatttcctaaaatgtaacaatgacccaggaacctctaaaccaccaggtttttctaaaccattatggaaaacgatggctcgtattagaggaacaccatatattcctagaaaattaggaaaacgaaccaagtccgaagaagaagaaatcagtgattcagattagagggttgtaatcatgttgtgtattatatgtattgtagtgtgtgataatgctaaaaacgaacatatatttcatagcattattcctaaagaaagacaagcttttagttgcaattgttctatttacaagtgatattcatttaaataataaaaggtgaagacaaaagacagattcggcgaattgaagacgcaaacgaccaaaaagctcaaaagtacaaagtacaatcaaagtggttccaattattgataagaaacgtctcaaaatggttccaaataatgataatctaaaatatcctgtttacacacgaccattacataatggtttacaatacaaatatgttacatcgaaatcagtttcttgaatgcagttttaacacaatatcatacaaacatggactccaaatcttgtccttattttagtatgcaacagcggaagctcttaatattcacctgagaataaacatgctttaaacgtcaacaaaaatgttggtgagttataggtttaa is from Rutidosis leptorrhynchoides isolate AG116_Rl617_1_P2 chromosome 10, CSIRO_AGI_Rlap_v1, whole genome shotgun sequence and encodes:
- the LOC139871410 gene encoding uncharacterized mitochondrial protein AtMg00810-like, which translates into the protein MLVYVDDLVLTGNSISGINSVKALLGAKFMIKDLGKLKFFLGIEVIYTDKGICLSQRKYCLEVLSEFGLLGSKPINTPIEVNVTSYKNGSNETVLKNLSIYQKLVGKLIYITVTRPDISFAVHVLSQFMHAPTPSHLKLAFRVLKYLKKNPGKGVHYIKGMDLELTAFVDSDWGKNLLSRKSITGFCIFLGSYLVNWKSKKQPTVSRSSAEAEYRAMAALTCELMWLVNLLTELKVTKLIPIKMYCDNVPAMQIAANPVHHERSKHFDIDWHIVREKLNSGFLKTLKVNSDLNNADIFTKGLSFSQHDFLTSSITTGVDSFHQITVLVLCEILFLWSRVFGTIPLPISSTWGTIPLLNRNGYLIVISDDGLHSLVWLRKLDDNNNVESWSKPFKVRCYVKGGTRVYKINDDQQLEVPILIGLIILSQRHPAHV